A DNA window from Capnocytophaga sp. ARDL2 contains the following coding sequences:
- a CDS encoding MerR family transcriptional regulator, producing MKENTLPEKRYYSIGELATYFQVNASLLRFWEKEFDILKPKKNAKGNRMFTPQDVKHLHTIFYLVKEKGYTLDGAKEYLKNSSKEPLTILEIIQKLQNIKQQLVQIKNNL from the coding sequence ATGAAAGAAAACACCTTACCAGAAAAAAGATATTATTCCATAGGCGAATTGGCTACTTATTTTCAAGTAAATGCTTCGTTGTTGCGTTTTTGGGAAAAGGAATTTGATATTTTAAAACCAAAGAAAAACGCTAAGGGAAATAGAATGTTTACACCGCAAGATGTAAAGCATTTGCACACTATTTTTTATTTGGTAAAAGAAAAAGGTTATACCCTCGATGGAGCGAAAGAATATTTGAAAAATTCGTCAAAAGAGCCTTTGACAATCCTTGAAATCATTCAGAAATTACAAAACATAAAACAACAATTAGTACAAATAAAAAACAATCTTTAA
- a CDS encoding TPM domain-containing protein, which yields MPHTNNFLTHEEEQQVVQAIIQAEKNTTGEIRVHIENHSNSKLMERAWEVFHLLEMQKTNARNGVLFYVGTIDHRFAIVGDEGINRVVPDDFWECTKDVVISNFKNKNYCQGLVEGVLRAGEQLKKYFPADESTSIDELSNEISKGVLGVSS from the coding sequence ATGCCGCATACAAATAACTTTTTAACACACGAGGAAGAACAGCAAGTGGTTCAGGCAATTATTCAAGCCGAAAAAAACACTACTGGCGAAATTCGCGTACATATTGAAAATCATTCTAATAGCAAATTGATGGAAAGAGCTTGGGAAGTTTTTCACTTGTTGGAAATGCAAAAAACAAACGCCAGAAATGGTGTTTTGTTTTATGTAGGTACTATCGATCATCGTTTTGCAATCGTTGGAGATGAAGGAATCAACCGAGTTGTTCCCGATGATTTTTGGGAATGTACCAAAGATGTGGTGATTTCCAATTTTAAGAATAAAAACTATTGCCAAGGATTGGTAGAAGGTGTGTTGAGAGCAGGTGAACAATTGAAAAAATATTTTCCAGCGGACGAATCGACATCAATTGACGAATTGTCTAATGAAATATCTAAAGGAGTTTTGGGTGTTTCAAGTTGA
- a CDS encoding YgcG family protein — MKKLLHYIFPLLLLFQVGISYAQFEIPPKPQGIEQTSVYDYANLLCLEDKKALEQKLINYADSTSNQIVIAIIPSLKGEYEGTLAPSWAHKWGIGQKGKDNGVFILLAEQERKLWIAPGYGLEHLLTAGVNGQIIRNEIIPYFKQGDYYGGLDNGTDQLIALFSGQYIVEEGSDEGANAGLITLLLMIGVIALLVYWSNKQNKKKIKKYKDAGLSMEDIMIILSRAGRNNKSGGWKGGGFGGGGFGGGFSGGFGGGGFSGGGAGGSW, encoded by the coding sequence ATGAAAAAACTGCTACACTATATTTTTCCATTACTGTTGCTTTTTCAAGTAGGAATATCTTATGCACAATTTGAAATACCGCCCAAACCACAAGGTATTGAGCAAACCAGTGTATATGACTATGCAAATTTGTTGTGTTTAGAAGATAAAAAAGCCTTAGAGCAAAAACTCATCAATTATGCAGATAGTACTTCTAATCAGATTGTAATAGCCATTATTCCATCATTGAAAGGAGAATACGAGGGAACATTGGCACCTAGTTGGGCTCACAAATGGGGCATTGGTCAGAAAGGAAAAGACAATGGTGTTTTTATACTTTTGGCAGAGCAAGAACGCAAATTGTGGATTGCTCCTGGATATGGTTTAGAACACTTATTGACTGCGGGAGTCAATGGGCAAATTATTAGAAATGAAATCATTCCTTATTTCAAACAAGGAGATTACTACGGAGGATTGGACAATGGGACTGATCAATTGATTGCTTTGTTTTCGGGTCAATATATAGTAGAAGAGGGTTCAGATGAAGGAGCTAATGCAGGGTTGATTACCTTACTATTGATGATAGGTGTCATAGCGTTATTGGTTTATTGGTCAAATAAACAAAACAAAAAGAAAATTAAAAAATACAAAGACGCCGGTTTAAGCATGGAAGATATTATGATAATTCTTTCACGAGCAGGAAGAAATAATAAATCTGGTGGTTGGAAAGGCGGAGGCTTTGGCGGCGGTGGATTCGGTGGCGGATTTTCAGGAGGTTTCGGAGGAGGCGGATTCTCTGGAGGTGGAGCAGGAGGAAGTTGGTAA
- a CDS encoding GNAT family N-acetyltransferase, with the protein MSSIKIVKYSLKDYHLWNNFVAQAKNATFLFHRDYMEYHKDRFEDFSLMIFEKEELIALLPAHISGDKIFSHNGLTYGGLICQSKLRTTDFVEIFYHLMKFLHENAISQWFWKEIPNFYTTNGNDELKYLTFVTEAKLYRRDLCSVIDLKQKIPTTHGLNWKVNKAKKAGAIIEKSTNFSFFWNEILSVELLEKYGVKPVHSLEEIQFLHDKFPENIHLYTVKLNDEIVAGTVLYIDKKTVHCQYISVKKEYRNLRILDFLFHHLIFEKFSNFDYFDFGISNEENGKKLNKGLMEFKENFGARSVSQDFYQLETKKYSLIESLYL; encoded by the coding sequence ATGTCATCAATAAAAATTGTAAAATATTCCTTAAAAGATTATCATCTCTGGAACAACTTTGTAGCCCAAGCAAAAAACGCTACATTTTTGTTTCATAGAGATTATATGGAATACCATAAGGATAGATTTGAGGATTTTTCGTTGATGATTTTTGAAAAAGAGGAATTGATTGCGTTGCTTCCTGCTCATATTTCTGGGGATAAAATATTCTCTCACAACGGATTGACCTACGGAGGATTGATTTGTCAGTCAAAATTACGAACAACAGATTTTGTTGAAATTTTTTATCATTTGATGAAATTTTTACACGAAAATGCTATTTCTCAATGGTTTTGGAAGGAAATTCCGAATTTTTATACCACAAATGGCAATGATGAATTGAAGTATTTGACATTTGTAACCGAAGCAAAATTGTATCGCAGAGATTTGTGTTCGGTAATTGATTTAAAACAAAAAATCCCTACCACTCACGGACTGAATTGGAAAGTCAATAAGGCGAAAAAAGCAGGAGCAATCATTGAAAAAAGTACCAATTTTTCTTTTTTTTGGAATGAAATTTTATCGGTGGAATTGTTAGAAAAATACGGAGTAAAACCTGTGCATTCTTTGGAAGAAATTCAATTTTTACACGATAAATTCCCAGAAAACATTCATTTATATACAGTCAAATTGAATGATGAAATTGTAGCAGGAACGGTTTTGTATATTGATAAAAAAACGGTTCATTGTCAGTATATTTCCGTGAAAAAAGAATATAGAAATTTGAGAATTTTAGATTTTTTATTTCATCATTTGATTTTTGAGAAATTTTCAAATTTTGATTATTTTGATTTTGGAATTTCCAACGAAGAAAACGGAAAAAAACTCAACAAAGGACTGATGGAGTTTAAAGAAAATTTTGGAGCTCGTTCGGTTTCTCAGGATTTTTATCAATTGGAAACAAAAAAATATTCATTAATTGAATCTTTGTATTTATGA
- the rbfA gene encoding 30S ribosome-binding factor RbfA — METNRQKKMGALLQEELVDILQGEVRKNGISNLIISVSKVSVTTDLSIAKVYLSIFPAEKGGELIKAIQSNAPLIKHDLAQRVKNQLRKVPNLSFYIDDSLEYIEKIDEALKGTENPIENRDLLVRRKKK, encoded by the coding sequence ATGGAAACAAACAGACAGAAAAAAATGGGTGCTTTGTTGCAAGAAGAATTAGTGGATATCTTGCAAGGCGAAGTGCGTAAAAACGGAATATCAAACTTAATTATTTCAGTTTCAAAAGTATCGGTAACTACAGATTTGTCGATTGCCAAAGTGTATTTGAGTATTTTCCCAGCCGAAAAAGGAGGTGAATTGATCAAAGCCATTCAATCAAATGCACCGCTTATTAAACACGATTTGGCTCAACGCGTAAAAAATCAGTTGAGAAAAGTGCCTAATCTTTCGTTTTATATCGACGATTCGTTGGAATATATCGAAAAAATCGACGAAGCATTGAAAGGAACAGAAAACCCTATTGAAAATAGAGATTTATTGGTACGAAGAAAGAAAAAATAA
- a CDS encoding ABC transporter permease, which produces MIKLVYYIAKRYAFSKSKTKGINIITTISSLGIVMSTMALFVVLSVFSGLESHIRTFTDALDPELTIFPKKGKTIQLSPEKLQQINQINGVQHTAQVVEERVVFTYGGKQQVATIKAVSAGYDEVFGVRNFTDYDQWIDPNTHEVVLDKNLVYQLGIGQNPEENILEVLAMKPGKGLLGSVEDAYVSFPLYPIDVYMAEAAGDGKSFVFADLEVGQKLLSLNQNQYSKLELKIDENQNLKPIIQQIETHFPNQFEIKTREQLNDSLYKMLKTEALAVYLVFTLVIVITLFCLCGALIMIILEKKEAIKTLSYLGFTIQNIRKIFFLQGMIITALGTLVGLILGVIIAFCQKQFQWIMVNPTFAYPIEWRFENVATVLATLLILGLIACLITSSRIRREMIER; this is translated from the coding sequence GTGATAAAACTCGTCTATTACATCGCAAAGCGATATGCGTTTAGCAAGAGCAAAACCAAGGGCATCAACATCATTACGACGATTTCCAGTTTGGGAATTGTCATGAGTACGATGGCGTTGTTTGTAGTTTTGTCGGTATTTAGCGGATTGGAATCACACATTCGTACGTTTACAGACGCACTCGATCCTGAATTGACGATTTTTCCCAAAAAGGGAAAAACGATTCAATTATCGCCTGAGAAATTACAACAAATCAATCAAATAAACGGAGTTCAACACACGGCTCAGGTAGTCGAAGAACGTGTAGTGTTTACCTACGGAGGCAAACAACAAGTAGCGACTATCAAGGCGGTAAGTGCTGGATATGATGAAGTATTTGGCGTCAGAAATTTTACAGATTACGACCAATGGATAGACCCTAATACCCACGAAGTGGTGTTAGATAAAAATCTGGTGTATCAATTGGGAATCGGTCAAAATCCTGAAGAAAACATCTTGGAAGTATTGGCGATGAAGCCAGGAAAAGGACTACTTGGTTCGGTTGAAGATGCTTATGTGAGTTTTCCGTTGTATCCTATAGATGTGTATATGGCAGAGGCGGCAGGTGATGGAAAAAGTTTTGTATTTGCCGATTTGGAAGTAGGGCAGAAATTATTGTCGCTCAACCAAAATCAATATTCAAAATTGGAACTAAAAATTGATGAAAATCAAAATTTAAAACCAATTATTCAGCAAATAGAAACTCATTTTCCCAATCAATTCGAAATAAAAACACGCGAACAACTCAATGATAGCTTGTACAAAATGCTAAAAACCGAAGCCTTGGCAGTGTATTTGGTATTTACTTTGGTAATTGTGATTACGCTATTTTGCCTATGTGGAGCGTTGATTATGATAATATTAGAAAAAAAGGAAGCGATAAAAACATTGAGTTACTTAGGATTTACCATACAAAATATCCGCAAGATATTTTTCTTACAAGGAATGATTATCACCGCCTTAGGAACATTGGTTGGACTGATTTTGGGTGTAATTATAGCCTTTTGTCAGAAACAATTTCAATGGATTATGGTCAATCCCACATTTGCCTATCCGATAGAATGGCGTTTTGAAAATGTAGCAACCGTACTTGCTACACTATTGATTTTGGGATTAATAGCTTGTTTGATTACTTCTTCGAGGATTCGTCGAGAGATGATTGAGAGGTAG
- a CDS encoding DegT/DnrJ/EryC1/StrS family aminotransferase, producing MIPYLNLKKINQPYEEQILEKTKEFVQSGHYILGEQLDLFERNFSEYCGVPHTVGVGNGLDALTLIFKAYIQLGKLKTGDEIIVPANTYIASILAIINAGLKPKLIDTNLKTYNLDIFSVQNAIEPGKTKAILMVHLYGQINDAKELRQLAEDFNLLLIEDAAQAHGAMQDGKRAGAIGHAAGFSFYPGKNLGCLGDGGAITTHDTQLANCIRAMRNYGSEMKYYHIYKGCNSRLDEWQAAILNLKLQDLDFDNDKRRAIALRYLTEIQNNKVELPTWDESKNHVFHIFVVRVKNRTAFQEHLLSKGVQTLIHYPIAPHLQSSMTEFEDLQLPISEQIHREVVSIPCHQMLSFEEVSQVIKAVNSY from the coding sequence ATGATTCCATACCTCAATTTAAAGAAAATAAATCAACCTTATGAAGAGCAAATTTTGGAGAAAACCAAAGAATTTGTTCAGTCGGGACATTATATTTTGGGCGAACAATTGGATTTGTTTGAACGCAATTTTTCGGAGTATTGTGGCGTTCCGCATACGGTGGGCGTTGGCAACGGCCTAGATGCTTTAACACTGATTTTCAAGGCATATATACAATTAGGAAAATTGAAAACAGGCGATGAAATTATCGTTCCTGCCAATACTTATATTGCGAGTATTTTGGCGATTATCAACGCTGGTTTGAAACCTAAACTGATTGATACCAACTTGAAAACCTATAACTTAGATATTTTTTCAGTGCAAAACGCCATTGAACCTGGGAAAACCAAGGCGATTTTGATGGTGCATTTATACGGACAAATCAACGATGCCAAAGAATTGCGACAATTAGCAGAGGATTTCAATTTATTGTTGATAGAAGATGCTGCTCAGGCTCACGGTGCTATGCAAGACGGCAAACGAGCAGGTGCTATCGGACACGCCGCTGGGTTTAGTTTTTACCCTGGGAAAAATTTGGGTTGTTTGGGCGATGGTGGTGCCATAACTACCCACGACACGCAATTGGCAAATTGCATACGAGCGATGAGAAATTATGGTTCGGAAATGAAATATTACCATATTTACAAAGGTTGCAACTCTCGTTTAGACGAATGGCAAGCCGCAATTTTGAACCTCAAATTACAAGATTTGGATTTTGACAATGACAAACGAAGAGCGATTGCTTTAAGATATTTAACTGAAATTCAAAATAATAAAGTTGAATTACCTACTTGGGACGAATCTAAAAATCATGTGTTTCATATTTTTGTGGTTAGGGTAAAAAACCGAACGGCTTTTCAAGAGCATTTGTTGAGCAAAGGGGTTCAAACATTGATACACTATCCGATTGCACCTCATTTACAAAGCAGTATGACAGAATTTGAAGATTTGCAACTGCCTATTTCTGAGCAAATTCACCGTGAAGTAGTAAGCATTCCGTGTCATCAAATGCTTTCGTTTGAAGAAGTAAGTCAAGTGATTAAGGCGGTGAATAGTTATTAG
- a CDS encoding IS982 family transposase, which produces MNNLEQIYERILEVLEDFFPHQLLPYQRRKPKMSDLELVSLNLTAEYLSIDSELQLFRKIPNSLKNKIERSVYNKRKRNLFYYINQIREKLAMCFNREESYFVIDSMPLKICENARAMRSKICRDESFSYPDYGFCASQKLHYFGYKLHIICSIEGIVQSLDMTPASVHDVHYLKDVSSQIQNCVLIGDRGYISSQYQLDLFNTATIQLDTPKRINQKDYKPQFYLFKKKRKRIETLFSQLCDQFMIKRNYAKSFNGFKTRIISKITALTLIQYINKFVLKKEINKIKASII; this is translated from the coding sequence ATGAACAACTTAGAGCAAATATACGAAAGAATTTTAGAAGTTTTAGAAGATTTTTTTCCTCATCAACTTTTACCTTATCAAAGGAGAAAGCCAAAAATGAGTGATTTAGAATTGGTGAGTTTAAATTTAACAGCAGAATATTTAAGTATTGATAGTGAATTACAACTCTTTAGAAAAATACCTAATTCTTTGAAAAACAAAATAGAAAGAAGTGTTTATAACAAAAGAAAACGAAATCTTTTTTATTATATAAATCAGATTAGGGAAAAACTTGCAATGTGTTTTAATAGAGAGGAGAGTTATTTTGTAATTGATAGTATGCCTTTGAAAATATGTGAAAATGCTAGAGCAATGAGAAGTAAAATTTGTAGAGACGAAAGTTTTTCATATCCTGATTATGGTTTTTGTGCTAGTCAGAAGTTACATTATTTTGGATATAAATTACACATAATCTGTTCAATAGAAGGTATTGTACAAAGTTTAGATATGACTCCAGCATCTGTTCACGATGTTCATTATTTAAAAGATGTTAGTTCTCAAATTCAAAATTGCGTTTTGATTGGTGATAGAGGTTATATATCGTCACAATATCAATTAGATTTGTTTAACACTGCTACTATTCAGTTAGATACACCTAAAAGAATAAATCAAAAAGATTACAAACCTCAATTTTATTTATTCAAAAAGAAGAGAAAAAGAATCGAAACTCTATTTTCTCAACTTTGTGATCAATTTATGATTAAAAGGAATTATGCTAAATCATTCAACGGTTTTAAAACACGAATTATCAGTAAAATAACTGCTTTAACCTTAATTCAATACATTAACAAATTTGTATTAAAAAAGGAAATAAATAAAATTAAAGCAAGTATAATTTAA
- a CDS encoding LemA family protein, producing the protein MRKVLPAIAVVGVLIIAMFFAWMNFNNTALKLNQDTERTWADVETAYQRRNDLIGNLVSTVKGAAEHEKSTLEAVVNARAKATQVTVDPTNITPEQMQQFQEAQSGVSSALSRLLVTVENYPTLQANQNFLKLQDELASTENQILTARTRFNATVTEYNNYVMKMPNKLFLGNYPQKAYFASEKGAEKAPKVEF; encoded by the coding sequence ATGAGAAAAGTATTACCAGCTATTGCCGTAGTAGGCGTATTGATTATTGCGATGTTTTTCGCATGGATGAATTTCAACAATACCGCTTTGAAATTAAACCAAGATACCGAGCGTACTTGGGCTGATGTAGAAACCGCTTATCAAAGAAGAAATGACCTAATTGGTAACTTGGTTAGCACTGTAAAAGGAGCGGCTGAGCATGAAAAATCGACTTTGGAAGCCGTGGTAAATGCAAGAGCAAAAGCAACACAAGTAACCGTAGACCCAACGAATATAACACCAGAGCAAATGCAACAATTCCAAGAAGCACAATCGGGAGTTTCGTCGGCTTTGAGTCGTTTGTTGGTTACGGTAGAAAATTACCCAACATTACAAGCAAATCAAAACTTTTTGAAATTGCAAGATGAATTGGCATCTACAGAAAATCAAATTCTTACAGCTCGTACACGATTTAATGCGACCGTTACAGAATACAACAATTATGTGATGAAAATGCCAAACAAATTGTTTTTAGGCAATTATCCTCAAAAAGCGTATTTTGCTTCGGAAAAAGGTGCTGAAAAAGCTCCAAAAGTAGAATTTTAA